One segment of Vibrio gazogenes DNA contains the following:
- a CDS encoding flavin prenyltransferase UbiX: MRDLQQEKAITLAWTGASGAPYGLRLLQHLLAADYQVYLLISSAARVVLATEHGLKLSAAPDKAHQTLVEHLQCRHEQLIVCGKEDWFSPVASGSSAPKQMVVCPCSAGSVASIAYGMSDNLIERAADVVIKEKGQLLLVVRETPFSTIHLENMLKLSQAGVTIMPAAPGFYHQPASIDDLVDFMVARILDHLGIEQTVVPRWGYQH, translated from the coding sequence ATGCGTGATCTTCAGCAAGAAAAAGCCATCACACTCGCTTGGACGGGGGCTTCCGGTGCGCCTTACGGATTACGTTTGCTTCAGCATTTGTTAGCTGCGGATTATCAAGTTTATCTGCTTATCTCGTCAGCGGCGAGAGTGGTACTGGCGACGGAGCATGGTTTGAAGCTTTCCGCAGCACCGGACAAAGCCCACCAGACCTTGGTTGAGCATCTTCAATGTCGTCATGAGCAATTGATTGTGTGTGGCAAAGAAGATTGGTTTTCTCCGGTTGCTTCCGGTTCGTCAGCACCAAAACAGATGGTGGTTTGTCCTTGTTCAGCCGGCAGTGTGGCTTCGATTGCTTATGGCATGTCTGATAATTTGATTGAGCGCGCGGCAGATGTGGTCATCAAAGAAAAAGGACAGCTGTTGCTAGTGGTACGGGAAACGCCTTTTTCAACCATACACTTAGAAAATATGTTGAAGCTGTCTCAGGCTGGCGTGACCATCATGCCGGCTGCGCCCGGATTTTACCATCAGCCAGCGTCGATCGATGATCTCGTCGATTTTATGGTTGCGCGGATTCTTGACCATCTGGGGATCGAGCAGACTGTGGTACCACGCTGGGGGTATCAGCACTGA
- the thiB gene encoding thiamine ABC transporter substrate binding subunit produces the protein MNNSKASIYAGIFILSLTTGVVQAQSPELTVYTYDSFTSEWGPGPAIKQAFEAHCQCKLNYVALDDGVSILNRLRLEGSHSQADIVLGLDDSLMAEAKQTGLLAKHHVDTAALTLPNGWHDDVFVPYDYGYFAFVYRQDLLPNPPKSLKALVEQSPELKIIYQDPRTSTPGQGLLLWMKSVYGDQAAQAWQQLAKKTVTVTKGWSEAYSMFLKGESDMVLSYTTSPAYHQIAEQDDRYAAAEFSEGHYMQVEVAAKLAGSPHQALADQFMQFMLSDEFQSVIPTTNWMYPVTSVTLPDAFRHLSVPEKTLRFSATEVAKNRRHWIREWQTALTQAR, from the coding sequence ATGAACAATTCCAAAGCCTCGATTTATGCAGGCATCTTCATCTTGAGTTTAACCACTGGCGTGGTACAGGCTCAGTCCCCTGAACTGACCGTGTATACCTATGATTCTTTCACCTCGGAATGGGGCCCCGGACCTGCGATTAAGCAAGCATTTGAGGCACATTGCCAGTGCAAGCTGAATTACGTCGCACTCGATGACGGGGTCTCGATTCTCAACCGTCTGCGCCTTGAGGGAAGTCATAGTCAGGCGGATATTGTTCTGGGGCTGGATGACAGCCTGATGGCAGAAGCGAAACAGACCGGTCTGTTAGCGAAGCATCATGTCGATACCGCAGCGTTAACATTGCCCAATGGATGGCATGATGATGTTTTTGTCCCTTACGATTATGGTTATTTTGCCTTTGTCTATCGTCAGGATTTACTACCTAACCCGCCCAAGAGTCTCAAAGCACTGGTTGAGCAGTCACCTGAGCTGAAAATCATCTATCAGGATCCCCGAACATCAACACCCGGTCAGGGGCTTTTGTTGTGGATGAAATCCGTCTACGGTGATCAGGCTGCTCAGGCTTGGCAACAACTGGCGAAGAAAACGGTCACGGTGACCAAAGGTTGGTCTGAAGCCTACTCGATGTTTCTGAAAGGTGAGTCGGATATGGTTCTGTCGTACACCACCTCACCAGCGTATCATCAGATTGCTGAACAGGATGATCGATATGCTGCGGCTGAATTTTCGGAAGGGCATTACATGCAGGTCGAAGTGGCTGCGAAGTTAGCAGGGAGTCCGCATCAGGCGCTTGCCGATCAGTTTATGCAGTTTATGTTGAGTGATGAATTCCAGTCAGTCATCCCGACGACGAACTGGATGTATCCGGTGACTTCGGTCACGCTGCCGGACGCTTTCCGTCACTTATCTGTACCGGAAAAAACATTGCGGTTTTCGGCAACGGAAGTTGCTAAAAACCGGAGACATTGGATTCGTGAATGGCAAACAGCACTCACACAGGCTCGGTAG
- the thiP gene encoding thiamine/thiamine pyrophosphate ABC transporter permease ThiP — MQRAPRIGLWVATGVVIFILSAFGALLVHASGLELTAVLSDPYYLHVTRFSFYQALLSTLLSVIPAIPVALALHRRAFPGRNLLIKLFSTTLVMPVLVGVFGLLAIYGRSGFLASVLHTLHLDFSFSVYGLNGILLAHVFFNLPYASRLFLHSLEMIPREQTLLACHLGMTPWQIFRYVHWPRIRQQIPHVAGLVFMLCFTSFATVMALGGGPQSTTIELAIYQAIKFDFDLRAGAILALWQMLLCGLLAFILQSITKTINVGSQGDSPRQPLFRDSGLARYWDCGWIVCCGLLVLPPLVMVLISGVNSHLWPVLSGAGFWQALASSLRVAGVAGSLALAAGIGVLLTSRSWRLNRQGRRADILETVGMMVLVTPGLVISTGLFLLLRVFTNAFDFAYGVVVAVNAMMALPYVIKTLQQPLWMLAQQYQSLCDSLGMRGWRRLWLVEWRAVRKPIIHAWVISFLVAMGDLSAIALFGSQEFRTLPLYLYQLLGSYQMESAAVVASCLLLISLGCFFVVERLFRRGEYINADT; from the coding sequence ATTCAACGCGCTCCCCGCATCGGGCTTTGGGTCGCCACTGGGGTGGTGATCTTTATTCTCAGTGCGTTCGGGGCATTGCTGGTTCATGCATCCGGGCTTGAACTGACCGCGGTACTGAGTGATCCGTATTATCTCCATGTCACGCGGTTCAGTTTTTATCAGGCATTGCTATCCACTTTGTTGAGTGTGATTCCGGCCATTCCGGTTGCCTTGGCGTTGCACCGTCGTGCATTTCCCGGCCGCAACTTGCTGATCAAGTTATTTTCGACCACGCTGGTGATGCCGGTGTTAGTCGGGGTATTTGGTTTACTGGCAATTTATGGACGCAGCGGTTTTTTAGCCAGTGTACTGCATACACTACATCTGGATTTCAGCTTTTCAGTCTACGGCCTGAATGGCATCTTACTGGCTCATGTGTTTTTTAATCTGCCTTATGCCAGCCGACTGTTTTTACACTCTTTGGAAATGATCCCGAGAGAGCAGACCTTATTAGCCTGTCATCTGGGAATGACCCCGTGGCAAATATTTCGTTATGTTCACTGGCCGCGGATTCGTCAGCAGATACCTCATGTGGCCGGATTGGTCTTCATGTTGTGTTTTACCAGCTTTGCCACAGTGATGGCCTTGGGTGGCGGTCCGCAGTCTACGACGATCGAATTGGCTATCTATCAGGCGATTAAGTTTGATTTTGATCTTCGTGCCGGTGCCATACTGGCGCTATGGCAAATGTTACTGTGTGGTTTGTTGGCTTTCATACTACAAAGCATCACGAAAACCATCAATGTGGGAAGTCAGGGCGACTCTCCCCGTCAGCCTTTATTCCGCGATAGTGGTCTGGCGCGTTACTGGGATTGTGGATGGATTGTTTGTTGTGGCTTGTTGGTGCTACCGCCGCTGGTGATGGTGCTTATTTCCGGAGTCAATTCACATTTGTGGCCTGTGCTGAGTGGTGCGGGGTTTTGGCAGGCGCTTGCCAGCTCTTTACGCGTTGCCGGTGTCGCCGGTTCACTCGCTCTGGCGGCCGGCATCGGCGTCTTGCTGACGAGTCGGAGCTGGCGACTGAACCGTCAGGGACGACGTGCCGATATACTGGAAACAGTCGGCATGATGGTTTTGGTCACACCGGGCTTGGTGATTAGTACCGGACTGTTTCTGCTGTTACGTGTGTTTACCAATGCGTTTGACTTTGCCTATGGGGTCGTCGTGGCCGTCAACGCGATGATGGCTTTACCTTATGTGATTAAAACCCTGCAACAACCGTTGTGGATGTTAGCGCAGCAATATCAGTCTCTGTGTGACAGTCTGGGAATGCGGGGATGGCGTCGCCTTTGGCTGGTGGAGTGGCGTGCCGTGCGAAAACCGATCATTCATGCGTGGGTGATCAGCTTTTTGGTGGCGATGGGGGATTTAAGTGCCATTGCGTTATTCGGCAGCCAAGAGTTCAGAACCTTGCCGCTTTATCTTTATCAGTTATTGGGAAGTTATCAGATGGAATCGGCTGCGGTTGTGGCAAGTTGTTTATTGCTGATCAGTCTCGGATGCTTTTTCGTTGTAGAGCGTCTGTTCCGGCGCGGGGAGTATATCAATGCTGACACTTGA
- the thiQ gene encoding thiamine ABC transporter ATP-binding protein codes for MLTLDQVRYEYQQEWFDFSLSVSQGSIWALMGPSGAGKSTLLSLVAGFIVPKSGDIRVNDQSVLSLPPYERPFSMLFQEHNLFPHLSVRDNIGLGLHPGLKLTRQDWDKVVHAAHQVGIETLLDRRPAQLSGGQRQRVALARCFVQERSHWLLDEPFSALDPILRADMLALVRRLANERHISVLMVTHHVSDAKNMASHFAYIDENHIQVTGGIESLSESHSNASLNAFIRAGNG; via the coding sequence ATGCTGACACTTGATCAGGTGCGTTATGAATATCAGCAAGAGTGGTTTGATTTCTCGCTCTCGGTGTCTCAAGGCAGTATTTGGGCTTTGATGGGGCCGAGCGGTGCCGGGAAATCGACGTTGTTAAGTCTGGTCGCCGGTTTTATTGTTCCGAAGTCCGGTGATATTCGGGTCAATGATCAGTCTGTGTTGTCGTTGCCACCGTATGAGCGCCCATTCTCGATGCTGTTTCAGGAACACAACCTTTTTCCTCACTTGTCTGTGCGTGACAATATCGGATTGGGGTTACACCCCGGGTTAAAACTGACGCGTCAAGACTGGGATAAAGTCGTCCATGCGGCGCATCAAGTGGGTATCGAAACGCTGTTAGATCGACGGCCGGCGCAGTTGTCCGGCGGGCAAAGACAGCGCGTCGCACTGGCACGTTGTTTTGTGCAGGAACGTTCACACTGGTTGCTGGATGAACCTTTTTCAGCATTGGATCCGATTTTACGAGCAGATATGCTGGCCTTGGTCAGACGCTTGGCCAACGAGCGGCATATCTCAGTTTTGATGGTCACCCATCATGTCAGTGATGCGAAGAATATGGCCAGTCATTTTGCTTATATCGATGAGAATCATATACAGGTGACGGGGGGCATTGAGTCGTTGAGTGAATCGCATTCAAATGCGTCGCTGAATGCATTTATCCGCGCAGGAAATGGCTAG
- the yjgA gene encoding ribosome biogenesis factor YjgA — MARKNQKAPWEEEEEIIWVSKTEMKNDMIELQQLGEALVELKPAALEKFPLPADLAEAIEDAQRFKNEAKRRQLQYIGRLMRHIDVEPIQAALDKYRNKHAQATAAFHRLEQQRDQLIEEGDTAINAVIEKYPEVDRQQLRHLVRQAKKEQQSGKSSKAAREIFQLLKTLEEAPQ; from the coding sequence ATGGCGCGCAAAAATCAAAAAGCTCCCTGGGAAGAAGAAGAAGAGATCATTTGGGTCAGTAAAACCGAAATGAAAAATGACATGATTGAGTTGCAACAACTCGGGGAAGCGCTGGTTGAACTCAAGCCGGCCGCTTTGGAAAAGTTCCCGTTACCCGCGGATCTTGCCGAGGCAATCGAAGATGCGCAACGCTTTAAGAATGAAGCAAAAAGACGACAACTTCAGTACATTGGCCGTTTGATGCGTCATATCGATGTAGAACCGATTCAGGCTGCATTGGACAAATACCGGAACAAACATGCACAGGCAACTGCTGCGTTCCATCGTCTGGAACAGCAGCGGGATCAATTGATTGAGGAAGGTGACACCGCGATCAATGCCGTCATTGAAAAATATCCTGAAGTCGACCGCCAACAACTCCGTCATCTGGTTCGTCAGGCAAAGAAAGAACAACAGAGCGGAAAATCATCAAAAGCTGCCCGAGAGATTTTTCAACTGCTGAAAACGTTAGAAGAAGCGCCACAATAA
- the pmbA gene encoding metalloprotease PmbA, with protein MNVKQQVAQQRSELEAAVAKALELASSQADAAEVAITKSTGLSVSTRFCEVENVEFNSDGALGITVYRGQRKGSASTSDLSEQAIQQTVMAALDIAHYTSEDPFAGPAPKELMVKDIPDLDLFHPDEPNPDQAASIAIAAERAALDYSTKIKQSDGASYDSHYGVRVYGNSHGLLASYASSRHSISCCVIGQGEQDRMERDYSYTIARHKDDLWTPEQVGQLAAERTVGRLDPQKLKTGHYPVMFAPEVATGLIGHFVMAISGGNLYRKSSFLLDHLGEKVFPDWFSIAERPHILRGLASSPFDSEGLATRDQDIVTDGVLGTYLLSSYAARKLNMTPTGHAGGIHNWFVKSSGEQNFKQMLQAMGTGFLVTEVMGQGVNIVTGDYSRGAAGFWVENGEIQFPVSEITIAGGLKDMFSRIIAVGNDVDVRSQIQTGSILIESMKVAGE; from the coding sequence ATGAATGTAAAACAGCAAGTTGCACAACAGCGCAGTGAGCTTGAAGCTGCGGTCGCGAAAGCTTTAGAGCTTGCATCGTCACAAGCGGACGCCGCAGAAGTGGCGATCACCAAGAGTACGGGGCTCAGTGTTTCAACCCGTTTTTGTGAAGTCGAGAATGTCGAGTTCAACAGTGATGGTGCCTTGGGGATTACAGTGTATCGGGGGCAACGCAAAGGCAGTGCTTCGACATCCGATCTGAGTGAACAGGCGATTCAACAGACTGTTATGGCTGCATTGGATATTGCTCATTATACCTCGGAAGACCCGTTTGCCGGCCCTGCGCCGAAAGAATTGATGGTGAAAGATATTCCGGATCTGGACTTATTTCACCCGGATGAACCCAATCCGGATCAGGCTGCCAGTATTGCGATTGCCGCAGAAAGAGCGGCACTGGATTACAGCACCAAGATAAAACAGAGTGATGGTGCGAGTTATGACAGTCACTACGGTGTAAGGGTTTACGGAAACAGCCATGGTCTGCTCGCCAGCTATGCATCCAGCCGTCACAGTATCAGTTGCTGTGTGATTGGGCAGGGTGAACAGGATCGTATGGAGCGGGATTACAGCTATACCATTGCACGGCATAAAGATGATCTGTGGACTCCCGAGCAAGTTGGTCAGCTTGCGGCCGAGCGAACTGTGGGTCGGTTGGATCCGCAAAAACTGAAAACCGGTCATTATCCGGTGATGTTTGCACCAGAAGTTGCGACAGGCCTGATCGGTCATTTCGTGATGGCGATTTCCGGAGGCAATTTGTACCGTAAATCTTCATTCCTGTTGGATCATTTAGGCGAGAAAGTTTTCCCGGACTGGTTCTCGATTGCTGAGCGGCCGCATATCTTGCGCGGGTTGGCTTCGAGCCCGTTTGACAGTGAAGGGTTGGCGACCCGGGATCAGGATATCGTGACTGATGGCGTATTAGGGACTTACTTGCTCTCCAGCTATGCGGCAAGAAAGCTCAATATGACGCCGACCGGTCATGCCGGCGGCATTCATAATTGGTTTGTGAAATCCTCCGGTGAACAGAACTTCAAGCAGATGCTGCAAGCAATGGGCACCGGCTTTTTAGTCACAGAAGTGATGGGGCAGGGCGTCAATATTGTCACCGGAGATTACTCCCGTGGTGCTGCCGGGTTCTGGGTTGAAAATGGAGAAATTCAGTTTCCAGTCTCTGAGATCACCATTGCCGGTGGGTTGAAGGATATGTTCAGCCGGATTATCGCTGTCGGGAATGATGTGGATGTGCGTTCTCAGATTCAGACCGGTTCTATTCTGATTGAATCAATGAAAGTCGCCGGAGAATAG
- a CDS encoding Hcp family type VI secretion system effector, with amino-acid sequence MAHIAYMTINGEKQGLISSGCNTKDSMGNKYQESHADEITILSCDHHMAKAPHQHGKSHAPIRMIKNIDKSSPLLSTAFARQEHLDCVIHFYRTNEQGYNEKFYSIELKKAIISGMSFALPHTVHAHQEEMHEVIEFSYQEITWQHSISGTMGFDNWDQGGWSA; translated from the coding sequence ATGGCGCACATCGCATACATGACAATTAATGGGGAAAAACAGGGCTTAATTTCCAGCGGATGCAACACCAAAGATTCAATGGGAAATAAGTATCAGGAGTCTCATGCCGATGAAATCACAATTCTTTCCTGTGATCATCATATGGCGAAAGCTCCGCATCAACATGGTAAAAGTCATGCCCCCATCCGTATGATTAAAAATATTGATAAATCGAGCCCGCTGCTATCCACAGCATTTGCTCGGCAGGAGCACCTCGATTGTGTGATTCATTTTTATCGTACCAATGAGCAGGGCTATAACGAAAAGTTTTATTCGATTGAACTCAAAAAAGCGATTATCAGTGGGATGAGTTTTGCGTTGCCACATACTGTCCATGCGCATCAGGAAGAGATGCATGAGGTGATTGAATTTAGTTATCAGGAAATTACCTGGCAACATAGCATTAGCGGGACGATGGGGTTTGATAATTGGGATCAGGGCGGTTGGAGTGCGTAA
- the mgtE gene encoding magnesium transporter: MAEHIEFDQAHLTLREVTEALENGRFVHVRRQLQDMEPEDIAHLLEASPRKSRNVLWQLTDPEDYGEILDELSEDVKDALVSKMAPERLAEATEGMDTDDLAYVLRSLPDGLSREILSQMDNVDRLRVEMALSYPEDTAGGLMNTDFVTIRGDVDVDVVLRYLRMKGELPQATDALYVIDEESKLIGHLSLSSLLTSQPDIRICDIMEDADEAIQVDAKDSDVASLFERRNWVSAPVVNAEQHLLGRITIDDVVDVIREDAEHSMMSLAGMDDEEDTFAPVMKSARKRSVWLGANVLAALAAASVSNMFETTLEQMASIAVLMTIVPSMGGVAGNQTIALVIRGLALGHIGDSNKRELLLKEAAVGLLNGCLWALLIGGIVVLWKGNWLLGGIISAAMLTNLTVAGIAGVTIPIILKKMKIDPALAGGMALTTVTDVIGLFVFLGLATIFIA, from the coding sequence ATGGCAGAGCATATTGAGTTTGATCAGGCTCACCTTACCCTCCGGGAAGTCACAGAAGCTTTAGAAAATGGTCGTTTTGTCCATGTTCGTCGCCAACTTCAGGACATGGAACCAGAAGATATTGCTCATCTTCTGGAAGCCTCACCGCGTAAAAGCCGTAATGTCCTCTGGCAACTGACCGACCCAGAAGACTACGGTGAAATCCTCGATGAACTCAGTGAAGACGTTAAAGACGCACTGGTGTCAAAAATGGCACCGGAACGGCTGGCAGAAGCAACTGAAGGCATGGATACCGATGACCTTGCTTACGTGTTGCGAAGTCTGCCTGATGGTCTCTCCCGAGAAATTTTATCCCAGATGGATAATGTCGACCGTTTACGGGTCGAAATGGCGCTGTCATATCCGGAGGATACAGCCGGTGGACTGATGAACACCGACTTCGTCACGATCCGCGGCGATGTGGATGTGGATGTCGTGCTCCGTTATTTACGGATGAAAGGTGAGTTGCCACAGGCAACCGATGCTCTATATGTGATTGATGAAGAGAGTAAACTCATCGGTCACCTCTCGCTTTCCAGCTTATTAACCAGTCAGCCGGATATCCGTATCTGCGACATTATGGAAGATGCTGATGAAGCGATTCAAGTCGATGCTAAAGATTCTGACGTTGCCAGCTTGTTTGAACGTCGAAACTGGGTCTCCGCGCCAGTCGTTAATGCTGAACAACACCTGTTAGGCCGGATCACCATTGATGACGTGGTCGATGTCATCCGTGAAGATGCCGAGCACTCAATGATGAGTTTAGCGGGGATGGACGATGAAGAAGATACGTTCGCACCGGTCATGAAATCGGCCCGTAAACGGAGTGTCTGGCTGGGGGCGAATGTCCTTGCAGCGCTGGCAGCAGCGTCAGTCTCCAATATGTTTGAGACCACGCTCGAACAGATGGCTTCGATCGCAGTGCTGATGACCATTGTTCCCTCGATGGGCGGGGTTGCAGGCAACCAAACCATTGCTCTGGTGATCCGCGGGCTGGCTTTGGGACACATCGGTGACAGTAACAAACGAGAACTACTTCTCAAAGAAGCGGCTGTCGGTCTGCTCAACGGTTGTCTATGGGCTTTGCTGATTGGCGGTATTGTCGTGCTATGGAAGGGTAACTGGTTACTTGGCGGCATTATTTCCGCAGCGATGTTGACCAACCTGACGGTCGCGGGTATTGCCGGGGTGACCATTCCGATCATCCTTAAAAAGATGAAAATTGACCCGGCACTCGCTGGCGGTATGGCTCTCACCACCGTCACCGACGTGATTGGCCTGTTCGTGTTCCTCGGACTGGCAACCATTTTTATTGCATGA
- a CDS encoding HPr family phosphocarrier protein, whose product MPQLSKTVLIQNKLGLHARAAVKLVELAESFDVILTIRSQEGKEATADGVMGLLMLESAQGQYVTISAEGSEAEPALDAVCCLIEDKFEEED is encoded by the coding sequence ATGCCACAGCTCAGTAAAACGGTTTTAATTCAGAACAAGCTAGGACTTCATGCCAGAGCGGCCGTTAAACTTGTGGAACTGGCAGAATCATTTGATGTCATCCTGACCATTCGTAGTCAGGAAGGAAAAGAAGCCACCGCTGATGGTGTTATGGGACTACTGATGCTTGAGTCCGCTCAAGGACAATATGTCACTATTTCAGCAGAAGGCAGTGAAGCAGAGCCGGCATTAGACGCGGTTTGCTGTTTGATCGAAGATAAATTCGAAGAAGAAGACTAA
- the rapZ gene encoding RNase adapter RapZ produces MRLIVVSGQSGAGKSVALRVLEDLGYYCVDNLPIDLLDAFLQSVQGSKQNVAVSIDIRNLPRDPSLLSETFLSLKQSVSHNVNVLFLDATEDTLLKRYSETRRIHPLSLHNSNLTLAQAIAQEKRILAPLKQQADMLLDSTDKSIHELSETIRMRVEGRERKNLIIVFESFGFKYGLPNDADFVFDVRFLPNPHWQPELRAFTGLDAPVKSFLEQHSDVIDMRQHIQSFIDYWLPSLEKNNRSYLTIAIGCTGGKHRSVYLTQQIGEYFSQLGHQVQIRHTSLEQHHS; encoded by the coding sequence ATGCGCTTAATTGTTGTTAGTGGTCAATCCGGTGCCGGTAAGAGTGTCGCCTTAAGGGTGCTGGAAGATCTTGGATACTATTGTGTCGATAACCTCCCCATTGATTTATTGGATGCTTTCCTTCAATCGGTGCAGGGTAGCAAGCAGAATGTGGCAGTCAGTATTGATATCCGTAACTTACCCCGCGACCCATCACTGCTCAGCGAGACTTTCCTCTCACTGAAACAGTCCGTCTCGCATAATGTCAATGTCCTGTTCCTTGATGCCACCGAAGATACACTACTCAAACGCTATAGCGAAACCCGCCGGATCCATCCGCTCTCCTTACACAACAGTAATTTAACGCTGGCACAAGCCATCGCTCAAGAAAAACGCATCCTCGCACCGTTGAAACAACAGGCCGATATGCTGCTCGACAGTACCGATAAATCGATTCATGAGCTGAGTGAAACCATTCGTATGCGAGTCGAGGGAAGAGAGCGTAAGAATTTGATTATCGTCTTTGAATCTTTTGGCTTTAAATATGGCTTACCCAATGACGCTGATTTTGTTTTCGACGTTCGTTTTCTGCCCAATCCCCACTGGCAACCTGAATTACGTGCATTTACCGGACTTGATGCGCCCGTAAAATCGTTCTTGGAACAACACTCCGATGTGATTGACATGCGCCAGCATATTCAGTCATTTATTGATTATTGGCTCCCTTCTTTAGAGAAGAATAATCGGAGTTATCTGACCATAGCCATTGGCTGTACCGGTGGAAAACACCGTTCTGTCTATCTGACTCAACAAATCGGTGAATACTTCTCCCAACTTGGGCATCAGGTACAAATTCGCCATACGTCTCTTGAACAACATCACTCCTGA
- the ptsN gene encoding PTS IIA-like nitrogen regulatory protein PtsN has product MQLNEVLSLDCTKSAVQCSSKKRALEIISEIAANYTGKNATELFENMLSREKVGSTGIGNGIAIPHARMTLSENAVAVLIQCEEPIGFDAIDNRPVDILFALFVPEDQCQIHLKTLAQMAERLNDKQVLKQLRKAENDQELYDIMVNQS; this is encoded by the coding sequence ATGCAACTCAATGAAGTTCTATCTCTGGACTGCACGAAAAGTGCAGTCCAATGTTCGAGCAAAAAGCGAGCATTAGAAATCATCAGTGAAATCGCAGCCAATTATACGGGTAAGAATGCTACCGAACTGTTTGAAAATATGCTCTCCCGAGAAAAAGTAGGTAGTACCGGCATCGGTAACGGCATTGCCATTCCACATGCAAGAATGACATTGAGTGAAAATGCGGTGGCAGTTCTCATTCAATGTGAGGAACCAATTGGTTTTGATGCCATCGACAATCGCCCTGTTGATATTCTATTTGCCTTGTTTGTACCGGAAGATCAATGCCAAATTCATTTAAAAACTCTCGCTCAAATGGCTGAACGACTGAATGACAAACAAGTATTAAAGCAGCTTCGTAAAGCTGAAAACGATCAAGAACTTTATGATATCATGGTCAACCAGTCCTGA
- the hpf gene encoding ribosome hibernation promoting factor, protein MQININGHHIDLTDSMQDYVHSKFDKLERFFDHINSIQVILRVEKLQQIAEATLHVNQGEIHATAEDENMYAAIDNLVDKLVRQLNKHKEKLSSH, encoded by the coding sequence ATGCAAATCAACATTAATGGCCACCACATTGATCTGACCGATTCAATGCAAGACTATGTTCACTCAAAATTTGATAAACTTGAGCGTTTTTTTGACCATATCAACAGCATACAGGTCATCTTACGTGTTGAAAAACTTCAACAAATCGCTGAAGCGACGCTTCATGTTAATCAAGGCGAGATCCATGCGACCGCAGAAGATGAAAACATGTATGCAGCAATCGATAATCTGGTTGACAAGTTAGTCCGTCAGCTGAATAAGCATAAAGAAAAATTAAGTAGTCATTAA